A genome region from Streptomyces sp. NBC_01296 includes the following:
- a CDS encoding TetR/AcrR family transcriptional regulator, with protein MSPRGVAIEGLRERLFAAAERVLARDGAAALTSRAVTEEAGCAKGVLHTHFAGLDEFVAELVLYRFGTAAALSEDLPSRAGTGSVGENLADVASAVLSLDPGLVGLAVTRPLAAQRVRQAWQAGAPGFTAIQEAVSGYLRAEQEIGRVATPLDVESVALALVGTLHHLLMTGSADAAPGSQAQVERLIRALIRTA; from the coding sequence ATGTCACCGCGCGGAGTAGCCATCGAAGGCCTGCGGGAGCGGTTGTTTGCTGCAGCAGAGCGCGTCCTGGCTCGGGACGGGGCCGCAGCGCTGACCAGCAGGGCCGTCACCGAGGAGGCCGGCTGCGCCAAGGGGGTGCTGCACACGCACTTCGCCGGGCTGGACGAGTTCGTCGCCGAACTGGTCCTGTACCGGTTCGGAACGGCCGCCGCCCTGTCCGAGGATCTGCCCTCCAGAGCGGGTACCGGTTCAGTAGGAGAGAACCTCGCGGATGTGGCCTCAGCGGTGCTGTCCCTGGATCCGGGGCTGGTGGGGCTGGCGGTGACCCGGCCGCTGGCGGCCCAGCGGGTCCGGCAGGCCTGGCAGGCCGGCGCCCCGGGGTTCACCGCGATCCAGGAGGCGGTCAGCGGCTACCTGCGGGCGGAGCAGGAGATCGGGAGGGTCGCGACGCCGTTGGACGTGGAGTCGGTGGCGCTCGCGCTGGTGGGGACGCTGCACCACCTCCTGATGACCGGCTCGGCCGATGCGGCGCCGGGTTCTCAGGCGCAGGTCGAGCGACTCATCCGCGCGCTGATCCGTACCGCGTGA
- a CDS encoding class I SAM-dependent methyltransferase: MTAHEHRAWSSSSYAQAMHTPQRTLSLRDAEGWHFPLDLERWCGRADEADRTVLRRCTGRVLDIGCGAGRLVEALTGRGRQVLGIDVCPSAVITTVCRGGYAMSRSVFDPLPDEGGWGTALLIDGNIGIGGDPRRLLRRVRALVHREGLLLVEVAATDVDERRRVRIHAGQWPVSAVFPWAVVGAAALKRQAASEGWTEAERWTSTGGRHFVALRACR; the protein is encoded by the coding sequence ATGACCGCTCATGAACACCGGGCCTGGAGCAGCAGCTCTTACGCGCAGGCGATGCACACCCCGCAGCGCACGCTGTCACTGCGCGATGCGGAGGGCTGGCACTTCCCCCTGGACCTGGAGCGGTGGTGTGGCCGGGCGGACGAGGCCGACCGGACGGTTCTGCGCCGGTGCACCGGCCGGGTGCTGGACATCGGGTGCGGCGCCGGCCGGCTGGTCGAGGCGTTGACGGGGCGGGGCCGCCAGGTCCTCGGCATCGACGTCTGTCCTTCCGCCGTGATCACGACGGTGTGCCGGGGAGGGTACGCAATGAGCAGGTCCGTCTTCGATCCTCTCCCCGACGAGGGCGGGTGGGGGACGGCGCTGCTGATCGACGGGAACATCGGCATCGGCGGTGACCCCCGACGGTTGCTCCGCCGCGTCCGGGCCCTCGTGCACCGGGAAGGCCTCCTCCTGGTGGAGGTCGCCGCCACTGATGTGGACGAGCGCCGCCGCGTCCGTATCCATGCCGGGCAATGGCCCGTGAGTGCCGTCTTCCCATGGGCCGTGGTCGGCGCCGCGGCGCTGAAGCGCCAGGCGGCGTCGGAGGGATGGACCGAGGCCGAGCGGTGGACCAGTACTGGAGGCCGTCACTTCGTCGCGCTGCGGGCCTGCCGCTGA
- a CDS encoding molybdopterin-dependent oxidoreductase, producing MKSAGSAGPPPGPARPEFWRSPLRGPWLTAVFGLALLFGITVLFVTGLLSYAAYNPDLAAVNDQTPNKGWLGFYLFSWPTSPYWLYRLTQGVHVTLGVVLVPVLLAKLWSVIPKLFEWPPIRSVSHAVDRLSLLLLVGGAGFEFVTGILNVQLHYIFPGSFYTLHFYGAWVFIGAFVVHVTFRLPRALRAVSRRLGEPAAGTEAAPGLVAPRPAAPTVSRRGALAMVGLGSVALLVVTAGQSIGGWWRQTALLAPHGRDPGSGPNGFQINKTAASVGIRPSDIGPAWRLTVRGPGQQVDITYRQLLAMTQHEAALPIACVEGWSTTDQQWSGVPLTELAALAGLGVRAPEVLVESVQRGGPFRSAVLRDNQVRDSRSLLALRVNGAPLSSDHGYPARIIVPGAPGVHNTKWVTRLTFGEPA from the coding sequence GTGAAGTCCGCAGGGTCTGCGGGGCCTCCCCCGGGGCCGGCGCGGCCGGAGTTCTGGCGCAGCCCTCTCCGCGGCCCGTGGCTGACCGCGGTGTTCGGGCTCGCCCTGCTGTTCGGGATCACGGTGCTGTTCGTGACGGGCCTGCTGTCGTACGCCGCTTACAACCCGGATCTGGCGGCGGTCAACGATCAGACTCCGAACAAGGGGTGGCTCGGCTTCTACCTGTTCTCCTGGCCGACGTCACCGTACTGGCTCTACCGGCTGACCCAGGGCGTCCACGTGACGCTCGGGGTCGTGCTGGTGCCCGTGCTGCTGGCGAAGCTGTGGTCGGTCATTCCAAAGCTGTTCGAGTGGCCCCCGATCCGCTCGGTGAGCCACGCCGTCGACCGCCTGTCCCTGCTCCTCCTGGTCGGCGGCGCCGGCTTCGAATTCGTCACCGGCATCCTCAACGTACAGCTCCACTACATTTTCCCCGGCTCCTTCTACACCCTGCACTTCTACGGAGCCTGGGTGTTCATCGGCGCCTTCGTCGTGCACGTGACGTTCCGGCTGCCCAGGGCGCTCCGCGCTGTCAGCCGCCGTCTCGGGGAGCCCGCGGCGGGTACCGAGGCGGCGCCGGGGCTGGTCGCGCCGCGGCCTGCGGCGCCGACCGTCTCGCGCCGGGGCGCCCTGGCCATGGTCGGGCTCGGGTCGGTGGCGCTGCTGGTGGTCACAGCGGGGCAGAGCATCGGCGGGTGGTGGCGGCAGACCGCGCTGCTGGCACCGCACGGCCGGGACCCCGGCTCGGGCCCGAACGGCTTCCAGATCAACAAGACCGCCGCCTCGGTCGGCATCCGGCCCAGCGACATCGGTCCCGCCTGGCGGCTGACCGTACGCGGCCCCGGACAGCAGGTCGATATCACCTACCGGCAGCTGCTGGCGATGACGCAGCACGAGGCTGCCCTGCCCATCGCCTGCGTGGAAGGCTGGTCCACCACCGACCAGCAGTGGAGCGGGGTCCCGCTCACCGAACTGGCCGCCCTCGCAGGGCTCGGCGTGCGCGCGCCCGAGGTACTGGTGGAGTCGGTACAGCGCGGCGGCCCCTTCCGTTCGGCCGTGCTGCGCGACAACCAGGTCCGCGACAGCCGCTCGCTCCTGGCCCTCCGGGTCAACGGGGCGCCGCTCTCGTCCGACCACGGCTATCCAGCGCGGATCATCGTCCCCGGGGCACCCGGAGTACACAACACCAAATGGGTCACCCGCCTGACGTTCGGAGAGCCGGCATGA